A single region of the Nicotiana sylvestris chromosome 6, ASM39365v2, whole genome shotgun sequence genome encodes:
- the LOC104210062 gene encoding uncharacterized protein — MAWLNEQLGTWDRRGDLTLPLQHFPIQRYMAWYRTVFQLFIGNPVHQAHGRYVPYAGRHEALAIRLHTVYHMGQQMQSHVHDPVAMQEYSRRFMDVVGQTLQRARSVQRLAHEADYMDPAQYHRGRGIPRAGGARRAGGAERRGCGRRGGGLQQGGVEAPADDVATDMAGVMHETDMPFYSLGIYRTPVSSQVTPLGQLLITTSDIQGMDWGRYFPGPSTTVEDRTTRDFYSGRRLSYGSTSHAQASCDAATDDYIQDLDTMMPSIGADSTTDTCHLAPNPAIRRRLDDDDPDSVAGGRGCASGQWLH; from the exons atggcatggcttaacgagcagttgggtacttgggacaggcgaggggacttgaccctACCTCTGCAGCACTTTCCTATTCaacgttatatggcatggtaccgcactgttttccaactttttatcgggaacccagtgcatcaggcacacggtcggtacgtcccatacgccgggagacacgaggccctg gcgattagattgcataccgtctatcatatggggcagcagatgcagagtcatgtccacgatcctgtggccatgcaggagtatagtcgtcgattcatggatgtggTTGGCCAAACACTGCAGCGAGCCCGATCGGTTCAGCGTTTGgcacacgaggctgattatatggacccagCGCAGTACCATCGAGGTCGTGGTATCCCACGAGCTGGTGGTGCCCGACGAGCTGGTGGTGCCGAACGACGTGGTtgtgggcggagaggaggtggtctccagcaagggggcgttgaggctcctgctgatgatgttgctaCTGATATGGCAGGTGTcatgcatgagacggacatgccgttttacagccttggaatttatcgcactccagtgtcatcgcaggtgaccccattgggtcaattattgatcacgACCTCGGATATTCAAGGAAtggattggggtagatacttcccAGGCCCATCTACCACTGTTGAGGATCGAACGACCCGTGATTTTTATAGTgggcgccgactgagttatggctccacatcacatgcgcag gcttcatgTGATGcagcgacagatgactacatcCAGGATCTAGACacgatgatg ccttctattGGAGCTGACAGCACTACCGATACATGTCATCTTGCACCGAATCCGgctataaggagacgacttgatgatgatgatcctgatagcgtagcCGGGgggaggggatgcgcctcaggccagtgGCTGCATTaa